The following coding sequences are from one Haploplasma axanthum window:
- a CDS encoding CYTH domain-containing protein, which translates to MHKSNVEIEFKTAVSKEKYQEMLKLFELEENVFKQTNYYFDTDNLDLNNDHVVLRIRQNGDRYKVTLKRQSENSAFENHVILRKDQALKMIKDGFNTKDFYDNVDYKVKFKAALDNYRVSTPHEDGTLFFDRCDYRGITDYEIEYEVNNFEQGKQIFENFLNDHNIEFVKTKRKSERALMK; encoded by the coding sequence ATGCATAAAAGTAATGTTGAAATTGAATTTAAGACAGCTGTTAGCAAAGAAAAGTACCAAGAAATGTTAAAACTTTTCGAATTAGAGGAAAATGTATTCAAACAAACTAATTATTATTTTGACACTGATAATTTAGATTTGAATAATGACCATGTTGTTTTAAGAATTCGCCAAAATGGTGATAGATATAAAGTCACATTAAAAAGGCAAAGTGAAAACAGCGCTTTTGAGAACCATGTTATTCTGAGAAAAGATCAGGCTTTAAAAATGATTAAAGATGGTTTTAATACTAAAGATTTCTACGACAATGTAGATTACAAGGTTAAATTTAAAGCTGCGCTTGACAACTATCGCGTTTCTACTCCTCATGAAGATGGAACTCTATTCTTTGATAGATGTGACTATCGCGGTATTACTGATTATGAAATTGAGTACGAAGTTAATAATTTTGAACAAGGAAAACAAATTTTTGAAAACTTCTTAAATGATCATAATATTGAATTTGTTAAAACAAAAAGAAAAAGTGAACGTGCATTAATGAAATAA
- the spx gene encoding transcriptional regulator Spx, producing the protein MITIYTTPSCSSCRKAKKWLDDHMIEYVEKNLFTQPLTDDDIELMLANAENGFDDIISTRSKIFKEESLDIEDMRISELKAFIIKNPSVLKRPIIVDQQKMQVGYNEEEIRVFIPKRLRELIMCVDCPTEKDSEYQDALDKYFSEVKANNNNNK; encoded by the coding sequence ATGATTACTATCTATACTACACCAAGCTGTTCATCATGTAGAAAAGCTAAGAAATGGCTGGATGACCATATGATAGAATACGTTGAAAAAAACTTATTCACCCAACCTTTAACTGATGATGATATTGAGCTTATGCTTGCAAATGCAGAAAATGGTTTTGATGATATTATTTCTACAAGATCAAAGATTTTTAAAGAAGAATCTTTAGATATTGAAGATATGCGTATTAGTGAATTAAAAGCATTTATAATCAAAAATCCAAGTGTTTTAAAAAGACCGATAATTGTTGATCAACAAAAGATGCAAGTTGGTTATAATGAGGAAGAAATTAGAGTTTTTATTCCTAAACGATTAAGAGAACTTATAATGTGCGTTGATTGTCCAACTGAAAAAGATAGTGAGTACCAAGATGCTCTTGACAAATATTTTTCTGAAGTTAAAGCAAATAATAACAATAATAAATAA
- the pepF gene encoding oligoendopeptidase F, whose translation MTKWNLNEYYVNEKDWHKDLETLKSYIPKLASFQGKLGNYNDFLEYYKLEEESTKLFYRLYGYAHLSSDLNLKDVEKASMQQQVMIAVSELSQKTAWSSPEVLALGEEKVLDFLSKDAFLKTYVFPIKNLFRQQKHVLSEDQEKILANFGPTSSIPSNLYQSVSIVDAKNEKIVLDNGDEVEVTSSNYRSLIANSKSAADRKKIFAAAFKRYKDNKSTFANIYNLVLQQKAANYKSRNYESALNAALFGNNIPESVFHNLKDTAYENTAAIKKYINLRKSYLKLDEYYTYDRFINLAHDDTKYDYELSRKLFFASIEGLDEEFVKMQHEALAPGFVDVYPSDGKRTGGYSSSLYGYHPYILLNHDYTLDAVFTLAHEAGHSAHSLFSNANQPMPIARYTIFVAEIASTFNEHLLLDYLLKNAKTKEQKIDLLQTAIDGIMATFFRQTLFATYEFEASELVRKGMPINADVLSKIMIDLYKHYYDLDITKEDGKQYVWAYIPHLFHTPFYVYQYATSYSASLKIYDNIKSGKKDAFENFKKMLKSGGSDFPVNQAKLAGADLTDKETFRAVIKRFNFLVDELEKTLTEK comes from the coding sequence ATGACTAAATGGAATTTGAATGAATATTATGTAAATGAAAAAGACTGGCACAAGGATTTAGAAACACTTAAAAGTTATATCCCTAAGCTTGCTAGTTTCCAAGGGAAACTTGGTAATTATAATGATTTTTTAGAATACTATAAACTTGAGGAAGAATCTACAAAACTTTTTTATCGTTTATATGGATATGCACATTTATCAAGCGATTTAAACTTGAAAGATGTTGAAAAGGCTAGTATGCAACAACAAGTAATGATTGCTGTTTCTGAACTTAGTCAAAAGACAGCATGGTCTAGTCCTGAAGTTTTAGCTTTAGGTGAAGAAAAAGTTCTAGACTTTTTAAGTAAAGATGCTTTTTTAAAGACTTATGTTTTCCCTATTAAAAATTTATTTAGACAACAAAAACACGTTTTATCAGAAGATCAAGAAAAAATTCTTGCTAATTTTGGACCAACATCAAGTATACCTTCTAACTTATATCAATCAGTTTCAATTGTTGATGCTAAAAATGAAAAGATTGTTCTTGATAATGGTGATGAAGTTGAAGTAACTTCTTCTAACTACCGTTCATTAATAGCAAATAGCAAGAGTGCAGCAGACAGAAAGAAAATCTTTGCAGCAGCATTTAAACGCTATAAAGATAATAAATCAACATTTGCTAATATCTATAATCTTGTTTTACAACAAAAAGCAGCAAATTATAAATCAAGAAACTACGAATCAGCACTTAATGCTGCATTATTTGGAAATAATATTCCAGAGTCAGTTTTCCATAATTTAAAAGATACTGCTTACGAAAATACTGCTGCTATTAAAAAATATATTAACTTAAGAAAATCATATTTAAAACTTGATGAATATTATACATATGATCGTTTTATTAATCTTGCACATGATGATACAAAATATGATTATGAGTTATCAAGAAAATTATTCTTTGCATCAATTGAAGGATTAGATGAAGAGTTTGTGAAAATGCAACACGAAGCATTAGCTCCTGGTTTTGTTGATGTTTACCCAAGTGATGGTAAACGTACTGGTGGTTACTCATCAAGCTTATATGGATATCACCCATATATTCTTCTTAACCATGACTATACTCTAGATGCAGTATTTACATTAGCACACGAAGCTGGACATAGTGCTCATTCACTATTTTCAAATGCAAACCAACCAATGCCAATTGCAAGATATACAATCTTTGTAGCTGAGATAGCATCAACATTTAATGAACATCTACTTCTAGATTATTTATTAAAAAATGCTAAAACAAAAGAACAAAAAATTGATTTATTGCAAACAGCAATTGATGGTATTATGGCAACATTCTTCCGTCAAACATTATTCGCTACTTATGAGTTTGAAGCAAGCGAATTAGTAAGAAAGGGTATGCCTATTAATGCTGATGTATTATCAAAAATTATGATTGATTTATATAAACATTACTATGACCTAGATATTACTAAGGAAGATGGTAAACAATACGTTTGGGCTTATATTCCTCACTTATTCCATACTCCATTCTATGTGTATCAATATGCAACATCATACAGTGCTTCTTTAAAGATTTATGACAATATTAAATCCGGTAAAAAAGATGCCTTTGAAAACTTCAAGAAAATGTTAAAATCTGGTGGAAGTGATTTCCCAGTTAACCAAGCTAAACTTGCAGGTGCGGACTTAACAGACAAAGAAACATTTAGAGCCGTAATTAAGAGATTCAATTTCTTAGTTGATGAACTTGAAAAAACATTGACAGAAAAATAA
- the trpS gene encoding tryptophan--tRNA ligase, with protein sequence MKRLVSGIKPTGEMTLGNYIGALRQFVNLQNELTDTEFYIFIADLHAITTPQEKQTLRKNIKTIAALYIACGLDPNRVNLFIQSEVSEHAELGYIMESTLYIGEMERMIQFKEKRQTQTEGIRTSLLTYPALMAADILLYDADLVPVGEDQMQHLEITRTAANRFNYLYGETFKEPEGFTPKTGARIMGLQNPTSKMSKSSTANSKDYILILDDLAVIKNKIKSAVTDSDTRIIFDKENKPGISNLLTIYSALSSLSIKDLEKKYENESYGTFKSDLADVVANELAPIQKRFNEIINSKELDDYLDQGRNNAKKIAERKLKKVYNKIGLGRK encoded by the coding sequence ATGAAAAGATTAGTATCAGGAATTAAACCAACTGGTGAGATGACACTAGGAAATTATATTGGTGCTTTAAGACAATTTGTTAATTTACAAAACGAACTTACTGACACAGAATTTTATATTTTTATTGCTGACCTTCACGCAATAACTACACCGCAAGAAAAACAAACACTAAGAAAAAACATTAAAACAATCGCTGCATTATATATTGCATGTGGACTTGATCCAAATAGAGTTAATCTCTTTATTCAGTCTGAAGTTTCTGAACACGCTGAACTTGGTTATATTATGGAATCAACTCTATACATTGGCGAAATGGAGCGAATGATTCAGTTTAAAGAAAAACGCCAAACTCAAACCGAAGGAATTAGAACTTCACTTCTTACTTATCCAGCATTAATGGCTGCTGATATTTTGTTATATGATGCTGATTTAGTTCCAGTTGGTGAAGATCAGATGCAACATTTAGAAATAACACGAACTGCTGCAAATAGATTTAACTATCTTTATGGTGAAACTTTTAAAGAGCCTGAAGGATTTACTCCTAAAACCGGAGCAAGAATCATGGGATTACAAAATCCAACTTCAAAAATGAGTAAAAGCTCAACAGCAAACTCAAAAGATTATATTCTTATTTTAGATGACTTAGCTGTTATTAAAAATAAAATTAAGTCTGCTGTCACAGATTCTGATACAAGAATTATTTTTGATAAAGAAAATAAACCTGGTATTTCAAATCTATTAACTATTTATTCTGCTTTATCTAGTTTAAGTATTAAAGATTTAGAGAAAAAATATGAAAATGAAAGTTACGGAACATTTAAATCTGATTTAGCTGATGTTGTAGCAAACGAGTTAGCACCAATTCAAAAAAGATTTAACGAAATAATTAATTCAAAAGAACTTGATGATTATTTAGATCAAGGACGTAACAATGCCAAAAAAATTGCTGAAAGAAAACTAAAAAAAGTTTATAATAAAATCGGATTAGGTAGAAAATAA
- a CDS encoding VOC family protein, translating into MFKRIDTTFIFVSDIKKSVKWYQEIMKLEIGLDYPGYVAFKLGETYLTLIENQDQINGKYASFNFYVEDAKKVHKYLKDNNVKVDELKHDGVDYFSFYDLDGNRLEVCSF; encoded by the coding sequence ATGTTTAAAAGAATTGACACGACTTTTATATTTGTTAGTGATATAAAGAAATCAGTAAAATGGTATCAAGAAATAATGAAATTAGAAATAGGCTTAGATTATCCAGGATATGTTGCATTTAAATTGGGTGAAACGTATTTGACATTAATAGAAAATCAAGATCAAATAAATGGAAAATATGCTTCATTTAATTTTTATGTTGAAGATGCTAAGAAAGTTCATAAATATTTAAAAGATAATAACGTTAAAGTTGATGAATTAAAACATGATGGAGTAGATTATTTTTCTTTTTATGATTTAGATGGAAATAGATTAGAAGTATGTTCATTTTAA
- a CDS encoding cold-shock protein, whose translation MNSGKVKFFNADKGFGFIVVDGTNEEIFVHFSGIATDGYKTLNEGQEVSFDIVNGQRGKQASNVKPL comes from the coding sequence ATGAATTCAGGAAAAGTAAAATTCTTTAATGCAGATAAAGGTTTCGGATTTATCGTTGTAGACGGTACTAATGAAGAAATTTTCGTGCATTTCTCAGGCATTGCTACTGATGGATACAAGACTCTTAATGAAGGTCAAGAAGTTTCATTTGACATCGTTAACGGACAACGTGGAAAACAAGCAAGCAATGTAAAACCATTATAA
- a CDS encoding ABC transporter ATP-binding protein, which translates to MILNDVSFEAYEGQTYAIIGKSGSGKSTLINILATLDKNYSGKLFISNKQVNYNNDKEVSKIRNEDLGFVFQSYQLVEKYTVFENMLLPTLYLKESKINHELIIDEILKDLDLYDLKNNKVNELSGGEMQRVAIARAIVNSPKIIIADEPTGNLDDSNMEKIMEIFNSIKKRGVAVIIVTHDMRVANLCDNLYEISNMKINKVK; encoded by the coding sequence ATGATACTGAATGATGTATCTTTCGAGGCATATGAAGGCCAAACATATGCAATTATTGGTAAAAGCGGTTCTGGTAAATCAACGTTAATCAATATTCTAGCGACATTAGACAAGAATTATTCAGGAAAACTTTTCATATCTAATAAACAAGTAAACTATAATAACGATAAAGAAGTTTCAAAAATAAGAAATGAAGATCTTGGTTTTGTTTTTCAATCTTATCAATTAGTAGAAAAATATACAGTATTTGAGAATATGCTATTACCTACATTGTATTTGAAAGAAAGTAAAATAAATCATGAATTAATCATTGATGAAATATTGAAAGATTTAGACTTGTATGACTTGAAGAATAATAAAGTTAACGAACTATCTGGTGGTGAAATGCAAAGAGTAGCTATAGCAAGAGCAATAGTTAATAGTCCCAAAATAATAATTGCTGATGAGCCCACGGGTAACTTAGATGATTCAAATATGGAAAAAATTATGGAAATCTTTAATAGTATTAAAAAAAGAGGTGTAGCTGTTATCATAGTTACTCATGATATGAGAGTAGCTAATCTATGTGATAATCTTTACGAGATTTCTAATATGAAAATTAATAAAGTAAAATAA